A stretch of the Hypomesus transpacificus isolate Combined female chromosome 12, fHypTra1, whole genome shotgun sequence genome encodes the following:
- the cdc5l gene encoding cell division cycle 5-like protein — MPRIMIKGGVWRNTEDEILKAAVMKYGKNQWSRIASLLHRKSAKQCKARWYEWLDPSIKKTEWSREEEEKLLHLAKLMPTQWRTIAPIIGRTAAQCLEHYEFLLDKAAQRDNEEDTADDPRKLKPGEIDPNPETKPARPDPVDMDEDELEMLSEARARLANTQGKKAKRKAREKQLEEARRLAALQKRRELRAAGIDVQKKRKKKRGVDYNAEIPFEKKPSQGFYDTSMELYQGLEPNFKRLRQQHLDGELRNEKEERERKRDRQKIKKKKESDLPSAILQTSGVSEFTRKRSKLVLPAPQISDAELEEVVKLGQASEVARQTAEESGITNSASSALLSEYSVTNSSMGTALRTPKTPAAQDKILQEAQNLMALTNVDTPLKGGLNTPLHQSDFSGVTPQRQAVQTPNTVLTTPFRTPGPGSEGMMTPQGGMTPKVAGTPGLTPARTPLRDKLNINTEEQLADPAFAKHLQRESREQLKLGLLSLPLPKNDFEIVLPENAERELEEAETDHGYIEDASEIEHGKQVARELEKEKELKMRHTSVQRSLPRPTEVNESILRPSGAEPLSELQQAEELIKQEMITMLHHDCLHHPAPSGPSQPQRSKSRGPASTSNNAEHIAYLDSHLYQTVSNEELAQAGELLSAEMEVVRGGMGHGDLSMEAYCQVWEECYGQVLYLSGQARYTRANLASKKDRLDSLEKKLEVNRGHMTCEARRAARLEKRLKVLLGGYQSRALGLLKQHQELWEQVEQSAVELHTFHLLKKQEDSAIPRRKEALKEDVERQQEREKELQQRYGDLLMEKEALLTAKY, encoded by the exons ATGCCGCGTATTATGATCaaaggaggggtgtggaggaacaCGGAG GATGAAATCCTCAAGGCAGCAGTGATGAAGTATGGGAAGAACCAGTGGTCTCGTATCGCTTCCCTGCTTCACCGCAAGTCTGCTAAACAGTGCAAAGCCCGCTG gtatgaATGGCTGGACCCCAGCATCAAGAAGACCGAGTGGTctcgggaggaggaggagaagctgctTCACCTGGCCAAGCTGATGCCCACCCAGTGGAGGACCATCGCCCCCATCATAGGACGCACTGCTGCCCAGTGTCTGGAGCACTATGAGTTCCTGCT agacaAAGCAGCCCAGAGGGACAACGAGGAAGACACCGCAGACGACCCCAGGAAGCTGAAGCCTGGAGAGATTGACCCCAACCCTGAGACCAAGCCTGCCAGACCAGACCCTGTGGACATGGACGAAG ATGAGTTGGAGATGCTGTCGGAGGCCAGGGCCAGACTGGCCAACACACAAGGCAAGAAGGCCAAGAGGAAAGCCAGGGagaagcagctggaggaggccag gcGTTTGGCAGCGCTGCAGAAGCGCAGGGAGCTGCGCGCCGCCGGCATCGACGtgcagaagaagaggaagaagaagcgAGGCGTGGACTACAACGCTGAGATCCCCTTTGAGAAGAAGCCCTCGCAGGGCTTCTACGACACCAGCATGGAGCTGTACCAGGGCCTGGAGCCCAACTTCAAACGCCTGCGACAACAGCACCTGGACGGCGAGCTGCGCAA TGAGAAGGAGGagcgggagaggaagagagaccgaCAGAAgatcaagaagaagaaggagtcCGATCTGCCCTCCGCCATCCTGCAGACCAGCGGAGTGTCCGAGTTCACCAGGAAGCGCAGCAAGCTGGTGCTGCCTGCACCCCAG atctccgacgctgagctggaggaggtggtgaagcTGGGCCAGGCCAGCGAAGTGGCCCGTCAGACAGCTGAGGAGTCCGGCATCACTAACTCGGCCTCCTCGGCCCTCCTGTCCGAGTACAGCGTCACCAACAGCTCCATGGGAACCGCCCTGCGCACCCCAAAGACCCCCGCAGCCCAGGACAAGatcctgcag gaGGCCCAGAACCTGATGGCCCTGACCAACGTGGACACGCCCCTGAAGGGTGGGCTCAACACCCCGCTGCACCAGAGCGACTTCTCTGGAGTCACGCCTCAGAGACAGGCGGTGCAGACGCCCAACACCGTCCTCACCACGCccttcag gactCCGGGGCCAGGGTCAGAAGGCATGATGACCCCCCAAGGCGGGATGACCCCCAAGGTGGCAGGGACCCCTGGACTGACCCCCGCTCGCACCCCCCTCCGAGACAAGCTCAACATCAACACTGAGGAGCAGCTGGCTGACCCTGCCTTTGCCAAGCACCTG caGAGGGAGTCGCGGGAGCAGCTGAAGCTGGGGCTGCTGTCTCTGCCGCTCCCTAAGAACGACTTTGAGATCGTCCTGCCTGAGAACGccgagagagagctggaggaggcggAGACCGACCACGGCTACATCGAGGACGCATCCGAGATAGAGCACGGCAAACAg gtTGCTcgggagctggagaaggagaaggagctgAAGATGAGACACACTTCTGTCCAGAGGAGCCTGCCCAGACCAACGGAG gtgAACGAGTCCATCCTCCGTCCGAGCGGAGCCGAGCCGCTGTCTGAGCTGCAGCAGGCCGAGGAGCTGATCAAGCAGGAGATGATCACCATGCTGCACCACGACTGCCTGCACCACCCCGCCCCCAGCGGGCCCAGCCAACCGCAGCGCAGCAAGAGCCGAGGCCCCGCCTCCACCTCCAACAACGCCGAGCACATCGCCTACCTGGACTCGCACCTGTACCAGACAGTCAGCAACGAGGAGCTGGCCCAG gcaggagagctgctcagtgcagagatggaggtggtgCGTGGGGGGATGGGCCACGGGGACCTGTCCATGGAGGCCTACTGCCAGGTATGGGAGGAGTGCTACGGCCAGGTGCTCTACCTGTCTGGCCAGGCCAGGTACACGCGGGCCAACCTGGCCTCCAAGAAGGACCGCCTGGACAGCCTGGAGAAAAAGCTGGAG gtcAACCGGGGTCACATGACGTGCGAGGCGCGACGCGCGGCGCGGCTGGAGAAGCGTCTGAAGGTGCTGCTGGGGGGCTACCAGTCGCGCGCCCTGGGCCTGCTGAAGCAGCACCAGGAGCTGTGGGAGCAGGTGGAGCAGAGCGCCGTGGAGTTGCACACCTTCCACCTGCTCAAGAAGCAGGAGGACAGCGCCATCCCCCGCAGGAAggag gctcTCAAGGAGGATGTGGAGcggcagcaggagagggagaaggagctgCAGCAGAGATATGGAGACCTGCTGATGGAGAAGGAGGCACTGCTCACAGCCAAatactga
- the LOC124474484 gene encoding cell division cycle 5-like protein, with product MPRIMIKGGVWRNTEDEILKAAVMKYGKNQWSRISSMLHRKSAKQCKARWYEWLDPSIKKTEWSREEEEKLLHLAKLMPTQWRTIAPIIGRTAAQCLEHYEFLLDKAAQKDNEKDTADDPGNLKL from the exons ATGCCGCGTATTATGATCaaaggaggggtgtggaggaacacagag GACGAAATCCTCAAGGCAGCAGTGATGAAGTATGGGAAGAACCAGTGGTCTCGGATCTCTTCCATGCTTCACCGCAAGTCTGCTAAACAGTGCAAAGCCCGCTG gtatgaATGGCTGGACCCCAGCATCAAGAAGACCGAGTGGTctcgggaggaggaggagaagctgctTCACCTGGCCAAGCTGATGCCCACCCAGTGGAGGACCATCGCCCCCATCATAGGACGCACTGCTGCCCAGTGTCTGGAGCACTATGAGTTCCTGCT agacaAAGCAGCCCAGAAGGACAACGAGAAAGACACCGCAGACGACCCCGGGAATCTGAAGCTTTGA
- the LOC124474464 gene encoding THAP domain-containing protein 6-like isoform X1 → MLSWPDNFLLTQQETLNISVLAFLLLSLNGRLQTTLRGSRRNKMPDHCAAYACSNRRTLANRARGISFHKLPNLPFSFGRFPKDKYMRKKWEVALRREGFTASDSSVLCSQHFKQGDFDRTGQIIRLRDGVIPSVFSFSVHLQRLEKGRTTSTSRRAEESMSVASQDAQETATSPPQPQPNDDHGYALPASPTAVKTRLNEALARLESLEREKKNAMAREKRAKTTVTSLLGDLRKKNLINEELKEKLEFYSDLQIDLMAKQGHGYTKDYREFALMLHLHGPKAYKYLRETRHFPLPHPHTLQRWMPSLA, encoded by the exons ATGCTAAGTTGGCCTGATAATTTCCTGTTGACACAACAGGAAACGCTCAACATATCCGTGTTAgcatttcttcttctttcccttAATGGCAGATTGCAAACAACATTGCGAGGTAGCAGAAGAAACAAGATGCCAGACCACTGTGCAGCATATGCTTGCTCAAATAGGCGGACCCTCGCAAATAGGGCTCGGGGGATTAGTTTTCACAA ACTCCCAAATCTTCCGTTTTCATTTGGAAGGTTTCCCAAGGACAAATATATGAGGAAGAAGTGGGAAGTGGCtctgaggagagaaggattCACCGCAAGTGATTCATCAGTGCTTTGCAGTCAACATTTTAAGCAGGGCGATTTTGATAGGACGGGTCAGATTATCCGACTCCGAGATGGTGTTATCCCATCCGTCTTCAGCTTCTCGGTTCACCTCCAAAGA TTGGAAAAGGGCAGGACTACGTCTACCTCCAGAAGAGCTGAAGAAAGCATGTCCGTGGCCTCTCAGGATGCCCAAGAAACGGCGACCTCACCTCCACAACCTCAGCCTAATGAT GATCATGGCTATGCCTTGCCTGCTTCTCCTACCGCTGTTAAGACCCGACTCAATGAAGCCTTGGCAAGACTGGAAAGTCTGGAGCGAGAGAAGAAGAATGCCATGGCCAGAGAAAAGAGGGCAAAGACCACCGTGACAAGTCTTTTGGGGGATTTGAGGAAAAAGAACCTCATTAATGAAGAGCTCAAAGAGAAGCTTGAATTCTACTCCG ATCTTCAGATAGACCTCATGGCAAAGCAGGGCCATGGGTACACCAAGGACTACAGAGAGTTTGCGCTCATGCTCCATCTCCACGGTCCAAAGGCATACAAATACCTCCGAGAGACTCGACATTTTCCCCTCCCACATCCGCATACGTTACAAAG GTGGATGCCAAGCCTGGCCTGA
- the LOC124474464 gene encoding THAP domain-containing protein 6-like isoform X2 → MLSWPDNFLLTQQETLNISVLAFLLLSLNGRLQTTLRGSRRNKMPDHCAAYACSNRRTLANRARGISFHKFPKDKYMRKKWEVALRREGFTASDSSVLCSQHFKQGDFDRTGQIIRLRDGVIPSVFSFSVHLQRLEKGRTTSTSRRAEESMSVASQDAQETATSPPQPQPNDDHGYALPASPTAVKTRLNEALARLESLEREKKNAMAREKRAKTTVTSLLGDLRKKNLINEELKEKLEFYSDLQIDLMAKQGHGYTKDYREFALMLHLHGPKAYKYLRETRHFPLPHPHTLQRWMPSLA, encoded by the exons ATGCTAAGTTGGCCTGATAATTTCCTGTTGACACAACAGGAAACGCTCAACATATCCGTGTTAgcatttcttcttctttcccttAATGGCAGATTGCAAACAACATTGCGAGGTAGCAGAAGAAACAAGATGCCAGACCACTGTGCAGCATATGCTTGCTCAAATAGGCGGACCCTCGCAAATAGGGCTCGGGGGATTAGTTTTCACAA GTTTCCCAAGGACAAATATATGAGGAAGAAGTGGGAAGTGGCtctgaggagagaaggattCACCGCAAGTGATTCATCAGTGCTTTGCAGTCAACATTTTAAGCAGGGCGATTTTGATAGGACGGGTCAGATTATCCGACTCCGAGATGGTGTTATCCCATCCGTCTTCAGCTTCTCGGTTCACCTCCAAAGA TTGGAAAAGGGCAGGACTACGTCTACCTCCAGAAGAGCTGAAGAAAGCATGTCCGTGGCCTCTCAGGATGCCCAAGAAACGGCGACCTCACCTCCACAACCTCAGCCTAATGAT GATCATGGCTATGCCTTGCCTGCTTCTCCTACCGCTGTTAAGACCCGACTCAATGAAGCCTTGGCAAGACTGGAAAGTCTGGAGCGAGAGAAGAAGAATGCCATGGCCAGAGAAAAGAGGGCAAAGACCACCGTGACAAGTCTTTTGGGGGATTTGAGGAAAAAGAACCTCATTAATGAAGAGCTCAAAGAGAAGCTTGAATTCTACTCCG ATCTTCAGATAGACCTCATGGCAAAGCAGGGCCATGGGTACACCAAGGACTACAGAGAGTTTGCGCTCATGCTCCATCTCCACGGTCCAAAGGCATACAAATACCTCCGAGAGACTCGACATTTTCCCCTCCCACATCCGCATACGTTACAAAG GTGGATGCCAAGCCTGGCCTGA
- the napba gene encoding N-ethylmaleimide-sensitive factor attachment protein, beta a has protein sequence MDTSGKEKEAIQLMAEADKKVKSSGSFLGGMFGGNHKVEDACEMYARAANMFKMAKNWNAAGNAFCQAARLHMQQQNKLDSATSFVDAGNAYKKADPQEAINCLNAAIDIYTDMGRFTIAAKHHITIAEVYESELVDIEKAIAHYEQAADYYKGEESNSSANKCLLKVGHYSAQLEQYQKAIEIYEQVATNTMDNPLLKYNAKEYFFKASLCHFIVDELNAKLAIEKYEEMFPAFADSRECKLLKKLLDAHEEQNCEAFTEAVKEYDSVSRLDQWLTTMLLRIKKTIQGDAGDLK, from the exons ATGGACACCTCCGGTAAAGAGAAAGAGGCCATCCAGCTAATGGCGGAGGCTGACAAGAAGGTCAAGTCGTCCGGGTCGTTCCTCGGTGGCATGTTTGG agggaaTCACAAGGTGGAGGACGCGTGCGAGATGTATGCCAGAGCAGCCAACATGTTCAAGATGGCCAAGAATTGGAATG ctgcAGGGAACGCTTTCTGCCAGGCTGCAAGGCTCCACATGCAGCAGCAGAATAAACTGGACTCGGCCACCAGCTTCGTTGATGCTGGCAACGCCTACAAAAAGGCCGATCCTCAGG AGGCAATCAACTGCCTAAATGCAGCCATTGATATCTACACTGATATG GGCAGGTTCACCATCGCAGCCAAACACCACATCACCATCGCTGAGGTGTACGAGTCTGAGCTGGTGGATATAGAAAAg GCGATCGCCCACTATGAGCAGGCTGCAGACTATTATAAGGGGGAGGAGTCTAACAG TTCTGCCAATAAGTGTCTGCTGAAAGTTGGCCACTACAGTGCCCAGCTGGAGCAGTATCAAAAAGCCATTGAGATCTACgaacag gttgcCACTAATACCATGGATAACCCACTGTTGAAGTACAATGCGAAGGAGTATTTCTTCAAAGCTTCCCTGTGTCACTTCATCGTAGACGAGCTCAACGCTAAG cTGGCCATAGAAAAGTATGAGGAGATGTTTCCTGCCTTTGCGGACTCCAGAGAGTGCAAGCTGTTAAAG AAACTTCTGGATGCTCACGAGGAGCAGAACTGCGAGGCGTTCACGGAGGCTGTGAAGGAGTATGACTCTGTGTCTCGTCTGGACCAATGGCTGACCACCATGCTGCTGCGCATTAAGAAGACCATTCAGGGAGATGCTGGGGACCTcaaatag